From the Solanum stenotomum isolate F172 chromosome 4, ASM1918654v1, whole genome shotgun sequence genome, one window contains:
- the LOC125863076 gene encoding uncharacterized protein LOC125863076, protein MELEHYMNARHPNCGLKSLPHVDSKIRAWKKSYATISLLKSRSGLGFQYSDGSILVDDPKAWDDLIKVDPNAKSMNLKKWPLFADWEDIFGKYRATGEFAKGPEDVVQEIERIEALEITNGTSVGFPIDVVDIDDASGTREDQAAQEEPNVSTGATQSPFTAQDEPNESTGAAQSSFTTQKGETRQSQKQGNSFKASSSKVNEKGRCKKRNTTEDDNETVLKGLMEVMKQH, encoded by the exons ATGGAATTAGAACACTACATGAATGCTCGTCATCCTAACTGTGGATTGAAATCTCTACCACATGTTGATTCTAAAATAAGAGCATGGAAAAAGAGTTATGCAACAATATCGTTGCTAAAGAGTCGAAGTGGTTTAGGATTCCAATATAGTGATGGAAGTATCTTAGTTGATGATCCTAAAGCTTGGGATGACTTGATAAAG GTTGATCCGAATGCCAAGTCAATGAACTTAAAAAAATGGCCATTATTTGCTGACTGGGAAGACATATTTGGCAAGTATAGAGCTACTGGAGAGTTTGCCAAAGGGCCAGAAGATGTTGTTCAAGAAATAGAAAGAATTGAAGCTCTAGAAATTACTAATGGCACGTCTGTGGGATTTCCTATTGATGTTGTCGACATAGATGATGCTTCAGGCACAAGAGAGGATCAAGCTGCTCAAGAGGAACCTAATGTATCAACTGGAGCAACACAAAGTCCATTTACTGCTCAAGATGAACCTAATGAATCAACTGGAGCAGCACAAAGTTCATTCACAACTCAAAAAGGTGAAACCCGTCAATCTCAGAAACAAGGTAATAGTTTTAAAGCATCGTCTTCTAAAGTCAACGAAAAAGGTAGATGCAAAAAAAGAAACACAACTGAAGATGATAATGAGACTGTTCTTAAAGGTTTGATGGAGGTGATGAAACAACACTGA